In Salinigranum marinum, one DNA window encodes the following:
- a CDS encoding ABC transporter ATP-binding protein yields MARLEGDSMTDAGTDASERTPTDAGTDSRSGEARRTVVVDGLGKRYDSERQTVQALDGVNFSVGAGEFVCLVGPSGCGKTTLFRLIAGLETPTTGEVRLDGDPVTGPGTDRGMVFQEYGLFPWRTVEANVAFGLEEQGVPAAERARRVEEMIDLVGLDGFEDAYPKELSGGMKQRVGIARALAVDPELLLMDEPFGSVDAQTREMLHAELLEVWAETAKTVLFVTHDVEEAVTLADRIVVMAANPGRVREVVPIELDRPRTRTSPAFADDVERVRSLIGD; encoded by the coding sequence ATGGCGCGCCTAGAGGGTGACTCGATGACCGACGCCGGCACGGACGCGAGCGAGCGGACACCCACGGACGCGGGGACAGACAGCCGATCCGGGGAGGCGAGACGGACGGTCGTCGTCGACGGCCTCGGCAAGCGCTACGACTCCGAGCGCCAGACGGTCCAGGCGCTCGACGGGGTGAACTTCTCCGTCGGGGCCGGCGAGTTCGTCTGTCTCGTGGGTCCCTCCGGCTGTGGGAAGACGACGCTCTTCCGGCTCATCGCGGGGCTCGAAACGCCGACCACGGGCGAGGTCCGTCTCGACGGCGATCCCGTCACCGGCCCCGGAACCGACCGCGGCATGGTGTTCCAGGAGTACGGGCTGTTCCCGTGGCGCACGGTCGAGGCCAACGTGGCGTTCGGCCTCGAAGAACAGGGGGTTCCCGCGGCCGAGCGCGCCCGGCGCGTCGAGGAGATGATCGACCTCGTCGGGCTCGACGGCTTCGAGGACGCCTACCCGAAGGAGCTGTCGGGCGGGATGAAACAGCGGGTCGGCATCGCCCGCGCCCTCGCCGTCGACCCCGAACTCCTCCTGATGGACGAGCCGTTCGGGAGCGTCGACGCCCAGACGCGGGAGATGCTCCACGCCGAGTTGCTCGAGGTGTGGGCCGAAACGGCCAAAACGGTGCTGTTCGTCACGCACGACGTCGAGGAGGCGGTGACGCTCGCCGACCGGATCGTCGTGATGGCGGCGAACCCCGGCCGCGTCCGCGAGGTCGTCCCGATCGAGCTCGACCGGCCCAGAACGCGGACCTCGCCCGCGTTCGCCGACGACGTCGAGCGGGTCCGGTCGCTCATCGGCGACTGA
- a CDS encoding ABC transporter permease yields the protein MAIETTSDPETARTLAAVDARRLLLGAAGTLGFLVAWHAAALAIGKAYLLPTPVAVAVAFVTELTAAETLALGFGVEVPATRMVAKLVQSLFHYLPGLVVGSLLGISLGVAMGWNETLDDALTPVTRVLRPIPPLAWIAFAIVWIGINHSGAAFIVGIGAFWINFYNAYSGVEGVPQHIKEVAGSLGVDSDRRMIRKVIVPAASPSIMTGIRTSIGQCWMIVVAAELFGAPGVGFQIINAAQNLQMDVSVAYMLVISVVFLASDGLFRTAERRVLEWRA from the coding sequence ATGGCGATCGAAACAACGTCCGACCCCGAGACGGCGCGCACGCTCGCCGCCGTCGACGCCCGGCGACTCCTCCTCGGCGCGGCGGGAACGCTCGGCTTCCTCGTCGCGTGGCACGCCGCGGCGCTCGCCATCGGGAAGGCGTACCTGCTCCCGACGCCGGTGGCCGTCGCCGTCGCGTTCGTGACGGAGCTCACGGCGGCGGAGACGCTCGCGCTCGGCTTCGGCGTCGAGGTGCCGGCGACCCGGATGGTGGCGAAACTGGTCCAGAGCCTCTTTCACTACCTCCCCGGGCTCGTCGTCGGGTCGCTCCTCGGCATCTCGCTCGGCGTCGCGATGGGGTGGAACGAGACGCTTGACGACGCGCTGACGCCCGTGACGCGCGTGCTCCGGCCGATCCCCCCGCTGGCGTGGATCGCCTTCGCGATCGTCTGGATCGGCATCAACCACTCGGGGGCGGCGTTCATCGTCGGAATCGGCGCGTTCTGGATCAACTTCTACAACGCCTACTCCGGCGTCGAGGGCGTCCCTCAGCACATAAAGGAGGTCGCCGGCTCGCTGGGCGTCGACTCCGACCGCCGGATGATCCGGAAAGTGATCGTCCCCGCCGCCTCGCCGTCGATCATGACCGGGATCCGGACCAGCATCGGTCAGTGCTGGATGATCGTCGTCGCCGCCGAACTGTTCGGCGCGCCCGGCGTCGGCTTTCAGATCATCAACGCCGCGCAGAACCTCCAGATGGACGTCTCCGTGGCGTACATGCTCGTCATCAGCGTCGTCTTCCTCGCGAGCGACGGGCTCTTCCGAACCGCCGAACGGAGGGTTCTCGAATGGCGCGCCTAG
- a CDS encoding ABC transporter substrate-binding protein: MPIYPDMQYFVMQQEGYFDDLPVEVSGTLFSDGPSIVQASAKGDFDVMMFGIVPAMIVMDKGIPSKITAANIEDAMQILATDEFAEMWAEHGTDAFSVFEEEKGRKFTFGTFPPGSVPDILLRFWIEEVLGLGSESDVEITALGGAGPVRQALLSEKIDGTSIMEPVPTVIEANDAPFSPIAWAGDFMPGQPAAVTLMHDRLREQNREVAVEFVRQHQRATEFALSNPDRAAQHASTVIGEEALPVGTARQAMESRASAFVTDPHEIESGAGIFAEYAARLGKTEAELSVDELFDYGVYDSL, encoded by the coding sequence ATGCCGATCTACCCGGACATGCAGTACTTCGTCATGCAGCAGGAGGGCTACTTCGACGACCTCCCCGTCGAGGTGTCGGGGACGCTCTTTTCCGACGGCCCATCGATCGTCCAGGCCTCGGCGAAGGGGGACTTCGACGTGATGATGTTCGGCATCGTCCCCGCGATGATCGTCATGGACAAGGGGATCCCCTCGAAGATCACGGCGGCGAACATCGAAGACGCGATGCAGATCCTCGCGACCGACGAGTTCGCGGAGATGTGGGCCGAACACGGCACAGACGCCTTCTCGGTGTTCGAGGAGGAGAAGGGCCGCAAGTTCACGTTCGGCACCTTCCCGCCGGGGTCGGTCCCGGACATCCTCCTGCGCTTTTGGATCGAGGAGGTACTGGGGCTCGGTTCCGAGTCGGACGTCGAGATCACGGCGCTCGGCGGGGCCGGGCCGGTCCGGCAGGCGCTCCTCTCCGAGAAGATCGACGGGACGAGCATCATGGAGCCCGTCCCGACGGTGATCGAGGCGAACGACGCGCCGTTCTCGCCCATCGCGTGGGCGGGCGACTTCATGCCCGGTCAGCCCGCCGCCGTAACGCTGATGCACGACCGCCTCCGCGAGCAGAACCGCGAGGTCGCAGTGGAGTTCGTCCGCCAGCACCAGCGCGCGACCGAGTTCGCGCTGTCGAACCCCGACCGGGCCGCTCAGCACGCCTCGACCGTCATCGGCGAGGAGGCGCTCCCCGTCGGAACGGCGCGGCAGGCGATGGAGTCTCGCGCGTCGGCGTTCGTCACGGACCCCCACGAGATCGAGAGCGGTGCGGGGATCTTCGCGGAGTACGCCGCCCGCCTCGGCAAGACCGAAGCGGAGCTGAGCGTCGACGAACTGTTCGACTACGGCGTCTACGACAGCCTCTGA
- a CDS encoding pyridoxal phosphate-dependent aminotransferase: MTDFSDRVERISISGIREVFEAAGEGAINLGLGQPDFAAPEHARRAATEAIMAGEADAYTENKGMVSLREAIAAKHEHDQGIELSPDDVIATAGGSEALHIALEAHVDVGDEVIIPDPGFVSYDALTKLAGGEPVPVPLREDLTIDPDAIEAAITDDTAAFVVNSPGNPTGAVSTEADVREFARIADEHDVLCLSDEVYEYTVFEGAHHSPIEYAETDNVVVINSASKLFSMTGWRLGWVYGSSRRVERMVRVHQYVQACASAPAQYAAEAALTGSSELVAEMTQSFRERRDLLLDGLEEIGLECPTPKGAFYAMPKVPEGFVDACIERGVIVVPGEAFGSHGKGYARISYATNVAELEEALDRMGAAYEAVQ, translated from the coding sequence ATGACAGATTTCTCAGACCGGGTGGAGCGCATCTCCATCAGCGGCATCCGCGAGGTGTTCGAGGCGGCGGGCGAGGGCGCGATCAACCTCGGGCTCGGCCAGCCCGACTTCGCGGCACCGGAGCACGCCCGCCGGGCAGCCACGGAGGCGATCATGGCGGGCGAGGCAGACGCGTACACCGAGAACAAGGGGATGGTCTCGCTCCGGGAGGCGATCGCGGCCAAACACGAACACGACCAGGGGATCGAGCTCTCGCCCGACGACGTCATCGCCACCGCCGGCGGCTCCGAAGCGCTGCACATCGCGCTGGAGGCGCACGTCGACGTGGGCGACGAGGTGATCATCCCCGACCCGGGCTTCGTCTCCTACGACGCGCTGACGAAGCTCGCTGGTGGCGAGCCAGTGCCGGTCCCCCTGCGCGAGGACCTGACGATCGATCCCGACGCGATCGAGGCGGCGATCACCGACGACACCGCCGCGTTCGTCGTCAACTCTCCCGGCAACCCCACGGGCGCGGTCTCGACCGAAGCGGACGTCCGGGAGTTCGCCCGGATCGCCGACGAGCACGACGTGCTCTGTCTCTCCGACGAGGTGTACGAGTACACCGTCTTCGAGGGCGCCCACCACTCGCCGATCGAGTACGCCGAGACGGACAACGTCGTCGTCATCAACTCCGCGTCGAAGCTCTTCTCGATGACGGGCTGGCGGCTCGGCTGGGTGTACGGGTCCAGCCGGCGCGTCGAACGGATGGTCCGCGTCCACCAGTACGTGCAGGCATGTGCCTCCGCTCCCGCCCAGTACGCCGCGGAAGCCGCCCTCACCGGCTCGTCCGAACTCGTCGCGGAGATGACCCAGTCGTTCCGCGAGCGCCGTGACCTCCTCCTCGACGGTCTCGAGGAGATCGGGCTGGAGTGTCCCACGCCCAAAGGGGCGTTCTACGCGATGCCGAAGGTGCCGGAGGGGTTCGTCGACGCCTGCATCGAACGAGGGGTCATCGTCGTCCCCGGCGAGGCGTTCGGTTCTCACGGGAAGGGGTACGCCCGGATCTCGTACGCGACGAACGTCGCGGAGTTGGAGGAGGCGCTGGATCGGATGGGCGCGGCGTACGAGGCCGTGCAGTAG
- a CDS encoding redox-regulated ATPase YchF, producing the protein MLSLALAGKPNAGKSTFYKAATMADVAVANYPFTTIDANRGVTYARTRCPCLDRDERCGNCEDGKRYVPVELVDVAGLVPGAHEGRGLGNQFLDQLTDADAILNVVDASGGTNEEGEPVEVGTYDPIDEVDFIEREMDQWIAGIVERNWESVERKSRSPEFDIDDALSELLTGVGATEYEVAATLRDLEYPDDPIQWTTTETEALAREIRKRTKPIVLVANKADVAPPENLDRMRETGKLTVAATADGELALRKGAEAGVVDYDPGDDDFAIAGDLSAAQRQGLEKIREVVEGHGGTGVQQSINTAVYDLLDHVTVYPVQNESKWTDGTGDTLPDAFLLPRGSTPRDLAYAVHSDIGEGYLHAVDAKSNRRIGEDYELVEGDVIKIVSTAR; encoded by the coding sequence ATGCTCTCGCTCGCGCTCGCGGGCAAGCCCAACGCGGGCAAGTCCACGTTCTACAAGGCGGCCACGATGGCCGACGTCGCCGTCGCCAACTACCCGTTCACGACGATCGACGCCAACCGGGGGGTCACGTACGCGCGGACGCGCTGCCCCTGCCTCGATCGAGACGAGCGCTGCGGGAACTGCGAGGACGGCAAGCGGTACGTCCCCGTCGAACTCGTCGACGTCGCGGGGCTCGTCCCCGGCGCGCACGAAGGGCGCGGTCTGGGGAACCAGTTCCTCGACCAGCTCACGGACGCCGACGCCATCCTCAACGTCGTCGACGCCTCGGGCGGGACGAACGAGGAGGGCGAACCCGTCGAGGTCGGGACGTACGATCCGATCGACGAGGTCGACTTCATCGAGCGGGAGATGGACCAGTGGATCGCCGGCATCGTCGAGCGCAACTGGGAGTCCGTCGAGCGCAAGTCGCGGTCGCCGGAGTTCGACATCGACGACGCCCTCTCGGAGCTCCTGACCGGCGTCGGTGCCACGGAGTACGAGGTCGCCGCGACCCTGCGCGATCTGGAGTACCCCGACGACCCGATCCAGTGGACGACGACGGAAACGGAGGCGCTCGCCCGCGAGATCCGCAAACGGACGAAGCCGATCGTGCTCGTGGCGAACAAGGCTGACGTCGCCCCGCCCGAGAACCTCGATCGGATGCGCGAGACGGGGAAACTGACCGTGGCGGCGACCGCCGACGGCGAACTCGCCCTCCGCAAAGGGGCGGAGGCGGGCGTCGTCGACTACGACCCCGGAGACGACGACTTCGCGATCGCGGGCGACCTCTCGGCGGCCCAGCGGCAGGGGTTAGAAAAGATCCGCGAGGTCGTCGAGGGGCACGGGGGAACGGGGGTCCAGCAGTCGATCAACACCGCGGTGTACGACCTGCTCGACCACGTCACCGTCTACCCCGTCCAGAACGAGTCGAAGTGGACCGACGGGACGGGCGACACCCTCCCGGACGCCTTCCTGCTCCCGCGGGGGTCGACGCCGCGTGATCTGGCCTACGCCGTCCACTCCGACATCGGCGAGGGATACCTCCACGCGGTCGACGCGAAGTCGAACCGGCGGATCGGCGAGGACTACGAACTCGTGGAGGGCGACGTGATCAAGATCGTCAGCACCGCGCGGTAG
- a CDS encoding DUF4349 domain-containing protein has product MERSRTRTAATVVVVLLTVLAGCGGAAQSGGGDSGGADGAEYSDAAATAQAEPEATAVAQSGGTSDDASSTGSIDSRALIRTGRVTLEVDDFEATERNLTRLVESRGGFVSDTKQRQQRVGEQTYLTGTVVLRVPNERFATTFADVQREGEVIESSTSTEDVTEQLVDIEARLSNLRAQRDRLRTLYERANDTESILQVERRLSEVQTEIERLEARQQSLERRVALSTITVEIREDRPDRLGVDEKWYDIGFVGAFLESVNGVVVAVQAGVVVLGYVLPYLLVLATPFGLLGGALAWRRGWWPFGRGERVVEDVPSGPAGPPDDREDETETGDADADADADTDAGPDSSDDSRE; this is encoded by the coding sequence ATGGAACGGAGTCGAACTCGGACAGCCGCGACGGTCGTCGTCGTGCTCCTGACGGTGCTCGCCGGCTGTGGCGGGGCCGCACAGAGCGGGGGTGGCGACAGCGGCGGGGCCGATGGCGCGGAGTACAGTGACGCCGCGGCGACCGCTCAGGCAGAGCCCGAAGCGACCGCCGTCGCCCAGTCGGGGGGCACCTCGGACGACGCGTCGTCGACGGGGTCGATCGACTCCCGGGCGCTCATCAGAACCGGGCGAGTGACGCTCGAAGTCGACGACTTCGAGGCGACAGAGCGGAACCTCACTCGGCTGGTGGAGTCCCGGGGCGGCTTCGTCTCCGACACCAAGCAACGCCAGCAACGTGTGGGTGAACAGACGTACCTGACGGGGACGGTCGTGCTCCGGGTGCCGAACGAGCGGTTCGCGACGACGTTCGCGGACGTCCAGCGCGAGGGGGAGGTCATCGAGTCGTCGACTTCCACGGAAGACGTCACGGAGCAACTCGTCGACATCGAGGCGCGCCTGAGCAACCTCCGGGCTCAGCGCGACCGCCTCCGCACGCTGTACGAGCGGGCGAACGACACCGAGTCGATCCTCCAGGTCGAGCGCCGTCTCTCGGAGGTCCAGACCGAGATCGAACGGCTGGAGGCGCGACAGCAGTCGCTCGAACGCCGGGTCGCGCTCTCGACGATCACCGTCGAGATCCGCGAGGACCGACCCGACCGCCTCGGCGTCGACGAGAAGTGGTACGACATCGGCTTCGTCGGCGCCTTCCTCGAATCGGTCAACGGCGTCGTCGTCGCCGTCCAGGCCGGCGTCGTCGTCCTCGGCTACGTCCTCCCGTACCTGCTCGTGCTCGCGACCCCCTTCGGACTGCTCGGCGGGGCGCTCGCGTGGCGACGCGGCTGGTGGCCGTTCGGCCGCGGCGAGCGCGTCGTTGAGGACGTGCCGAGCGGGCCAGCGGGGCCGCCCGATGACCGCGAGGACGAGACGGAAACCGGGGATGCCGACGCGGACGCCGACGCGGACACCGACGCCGGCCCCGACTCGTCGGACGACAGCCGGGAGTAG
- a CDS encoding ATP-binding protein, whose amino-acid sequence MEPEGVPRARVLLVGVDADVGADLDARGEFDVRRVETAAEARRVFGEWGSNADATTDQWPDCVASAAVLPDDEGLCLLRWVREHARDVATVLAPGPADGSERLASEAVAAGLTGYCLAGTPLDEAVETALGREWTPRTDDDSQRYRTLAENLPNGAVALYDREMRYLVVAGTVFEDLSLDPDDLEGERFEEAHSPAFVERYGPLYRAALDGDRSDFEFSYEGQVFRGHTVPVRDRTGAVVAGMALTQDVTADRERRARLERQNERLDRQNERLDRFAGIVSHDLRAPLNVVEGSVVLLRDAAEAGDTEAVDENVERVSRALARMADIVESLLTLARRPETVYDLDDVPFRDAVTEAWAPVAPPTATLSVDLGDRDGLVIRADRDALYRLFENLLSNAVEHGSTSSQRDADDAVEHGSTSPRSGTREDAAEHGASVHVEWFVDGDERGFAVADDGPGIPPADRDRVFDWGYTTDEEGGLGLGLCIVHEIAEAHGWTLSVTESAAGGARFEVRGVDTSATGDGAGVGDDGVDE is encoded by the coding sequence ATGGAACCCGAGGGGGTGCCGCGCGCACGCGTCCTCCTCGTCGGCGTCGACGCCGACGTCGGCGCTGACCTGGACGCGCGAGGCGAGTTCGACGTCCGACGCGTCGAGACTGCGGCCGAAGCCCGCCGCGTGTTCGGTGAGTGGGGCTCGAACGCCGACGCGACGACCGACCAGTGGCCCGACTGCGTGGCGAGCGCGGCGGTCCTCCCCGACGACGAGGGGCTCTGCCTCCTCCGATGGGTCCGCGAGCACGCACGCGACGTCGCGACGGTGCTCGCACCCGGTCCGGCGGACGGCTCCGAACGGCTGGCCAGCGAAGCGGTCGCCGCCGGACTCACCGGCTACTGCCTCGCGGGGACGCCGCTGGACGAGGCGGTCGAAACCGCGCTCGGCCGGGAGTGGACTCCCCGGACCGACGACGACAGTCAGCGGTACCGGACGCTGGCGGAGAACCTGCCGAACGGTGCCGTCGCGCTCTACGACCGGGAGATGCGCTACCTCGTCGTCGCGGGGACGGTGTTCGAGGATCTCTCCCTCGATCCGGACGACCTCGAAGGCGAACGCTTTGAGGAGGCACACTCGCCGGCGTTCGTCGAGCGGTACGGCCCGCTGTACCGGGCGGCGCTCGACGGCGACCGGTCCGACTTCGAGTTCAGCTACGAGGGGCAGGTGTTCCGCGGGCACACGGTCCCGGTTCGGGACCGGACCGGAGCCGTGGTCGCCGGGATGGCGCTCACGCAGGACGTCACGGCCGACCGCGAGCGCCGAGCGCGACTCGAACGGCAGAACGAGCGGCTCGACCGCCAGAACGAGCGACTCGATCGGTTCGCCGGCATCGTCAGCCACGACCTCCGGGCCCCGTTGAACGTCGTCGAGGGATCGGTCGTGCTGTTGCGAGACGCCGCGGAGGCGGGCGACACGGAAGCGGTCGACGAGAACGTCGAGCGCGTCTCTCGCGCGCTCGCTCGAATGGCCGACATCGTCGAGAGCCTCCTCACGCTCGCCCGCCGGCCTGAGACCGTCTACGATCTCGACGACGTCCCATTCCGTGACGCGGTCACCGAGGCCTGGGCACCCGTCGCGCCGCCCACGGCGACGCTCTCGGTCGACCTCGGAGACCGCGACGGCCTCGTCATCCGCGCCGACCGGGACGCGCTGTACCGACTGTTCGAGAACCTGCTCTCGAACGCGGTCGAACACGGTTCGACGAGCAGTCAGCGGGACGCCGACGACGCCGTGGAGCACGGCTCCACGAGCCCTCGCTCGGGGACTCGCGAGGACGCCGCCGAGCACGGCGCGTCCGTCCACGTCGAGTGGTTCGTCGACGGCGACGAGCGAGGGTTCGCCGTCGCGGACGACGGCCCGGGCATCCCGCCGGCCGACCGCGACCGCGTGTTCGACTGGGGGTACACAACCGACGAGGAAGGGGGGCTCGGCCTGGGGCTCTGTATCGTCCACGAGATCGCCGAGGCCCACGGCTGGACCCTCTCGGTGACGGAGAGCGCGGCGGGCGGCGCGCGCTTCGAGGTGCGCGGGGTCGACACGTCGGCCACCGGAGACGGGGCGGGGGTCGGAGACGACGGCGTCGATGAGTGA
- a CDS encoding polymer-forming cytoskeletal protein, with amino-acid sequence MSLGTDPLDALEIPDGTTVEEHDLVTDRDVIVGGQSSVEFGVRGRNVMAGERVRFGGDIEAEGDCRLDVWCQVAGNVLVGADAYLGERVHIEGRLMVSGDLDIGDDVDIDQGFEASGWIVIRNPMPTLVFYFIVLSQFLRIGEQDAADEMAQALTSDGGQTPLVVPRGADVSDDAWRVSTPAHVGSDCRLHGNIRAARIEMGERNNVFGSLRAKGDIAIGEGTRIHGDVTTRGGQVVVEEDARVLGDVSCGDLELHEGATVDGTVRARGEMRIHGVDASRDAE; translated from the coding sequence GTGTCACTCGGAACGGACCCACTGGACGCTCTGGAGATCCCCGACGGGACCACCGTCGAGGAGCACGACCTCGTCACCGACCGTGACGTGATCGTCGGTGGGCAGAGTTCCGTCGAGTTCGGCGTCCGCGGGCGGAACGTGATGGCGGGCGAGCGCGTCCGGTTCGGCGGCGACATCGAGGCCGAGGGCGACTGTCGGCTCGACGTCTGGTGTCAGGTCGCGGGCAACGTCCTCGTCGGCGCGGACGCCTACCTGGGAGAGCGCGTCCACATCGAGGGCCGGCTGATGGTCTCGGGCGACCTGGACATCGGCGACGACGTCGACATCGACCAGGGGTTCGAGGCGAGCGGCTGGATCGTCATTCGGAACCCCATGCCGACGCTCGTCTTCTACTTCATCGTGCTCTCGCAGTTCCTCCGCATCGGCGAGCAGGACGCGGCCGACGAGATGGCCCAGGCGCTCACCTCGGACGGCGGACAGACGCCGCTGGTCGTCCCCCGGGGCGCGGACGTCTCGGACGACGCCTGGCGGGTCTCGACGCCCGCCCACGTCGGCTCGGACTGCCGCCTCCACGGCAACATCCGCGCCGCCCGCATCGAGATGGGCGAGCGAAACAACGTCTTCGGGAGCCTCCGGGCCAAAGGCGACATCGCCATCGGCGAGGGGACGCGAATCCACGGCGACGTCACCACCCGCGGCGGACAGGTGGTCGTCGAGGAGGACGCCCGTGTCCTCGGCGACGTCTCCTGTGGCGACCTCGAACTCCACGAGGGCGCGACGGTCGACGGGACGGTCCGCGCCCGTGGCGAGATGCGTATCCACGGCGTCGACGCCTCCCGCGACGCGGAGTGA
- a CDS encoding DUF7553 family protein — protein sequence MARIRDDLKAASDELSKALDSAGDELKSGVQRASSQVSRLLDDIEAGADETEAEAHAKLDDLLADVEQLIDRADEETTAHLESVRDRLRDAKED from the coding sequence ATGGCCCGCATCCGTGACGACCTCAAGGCCGCCAGCGACGAACTCTCGAAAGCACTCGACAGCGCCGGTGACGAGCTGAAGTCCGGCGTACAGCGCGCCTCTTCGCAGGTGTCGCGGCTGCTCGACGACATCGAAGCGGGGGCCGACGAGACCGAGGCCGAGGCACACGCGAAACTCGACGACCTGCTCGCGGACGTCGAACAGCTCATCGACCGCGCCGACGAGGAGACGACGGCGCACCTGGAGTCCGTCCGCGACCGACTCCGCGACGCGAAAGAGGACTGA
- a CDS encoding 30S ribosomal protein S15: MARMHTRRRGSSSSDKPVADEPPEWSDVDADDVEARIVELAEQGYEPSQIGMKLRDEGVKGTPIPNVKLATGKKLTAVLDEHDAGSDLPEDLTNLMERAIRLREHMEANPQDAQNKRALQNTESKIRRLVKYYRGDELDEEFTYSYDVAVELLE, translated from the coding sequence ATGGCACGAATGCACACCCGCCGCCGTGGCTCGTCCAGTTCGGACAAGCCGGTGGCAGACGAACCGCCGGAGTGGAGCGACGTCGACGCCGACGACGTCGAAGCACGAATCGTCGAACTCGCAGAACAGGGGTACGAGCCCTCCCAGATCGGGATGAAGCTCCGCGACGAGGGCGTCAAGGGAACGCCGATCCCGAACGTCAAACTCGCGACGGGCAAGAAGCTCACGGCCGTCCTCGACGAACACGACGCCGGGAGCGACCTCCCCGAGGACCTCACCAACCTGATGGAGCGGGCGATCCGCCTGCGTGAGCACATGGAGGCGAACCCCCAGGACGCCCAGAACAAACGCGCGCTACAGAACACCGAGTCGAAGATCCGCCGCCTGGTCAAGTACTACCGCGGCGACGAACTCGACGAGGAGTTCACCTACAGCTACGACGTCGCCGTCGAACTGCTGGAGTAG
- a CDS encoding exonuclease RecJ — protein MSVTAVMESPRGPQAPTPEEVADALADARFVRVVAAPTGASLAASGVVARALRERAIPFQVRVRRASAYAVTDDAFTLRVGSTGPADLTLAEPARAPTMAFEVARELGTDPDPRLALAGVAASETDPAVSTLADVAGLDRSPGAGVPVADLADGLGHSTLLHAPFSDGADAAGAMLAELGLPAELDGDARRRVASLAAVETTTAPGATPRAAEAVARALNPLRLDDAPFATVEGYGDVLCAVARERPGTGVALALGHDARTPALEAWRTHARHAHTALREAETARYTGVFVVRVSLPADGGADANSDDTEPDVHARRTAGRLRTVARLARDFRSPEPTALAVADGIAAAATHDEAVDAADALGRAVETADADGTAREADTRFAGDAEAFETAVREALS, from the coding sequence ATGTCCGTCACCGCCGTCATGGAATCGCCACGAGGTCCACAGGCGCCGACGCCCGAGGAGGTCGCCGACGCGCTCGCCGACGCCCGGTTCGTCCGGGTCGTCGCCGCGCCGACCGGGGCCTCCCTCGCCGCCAGCGGCGTCGTCGCGCGTGCGCTTCGCGAGCGTGCGATCCCGTTCCAGGTGCGCGTCCGGCGCGCCTCCGCGTACGCGGTGACCGACGACGCGTTCACCCTCCGCGTGGGCTCGACCGGTCCCGCGGACCTGACGCTCGCGGAGCCGGCGCGGGCACCGACGATGGCCTTCGAGGTCGCCCGCGAGTTGGGGACCGACCCCGACCCGCGGCTGGCGCTCGCCGGGGTCGCCGCGAGCGAGACCGACCCCGCGGTGTCGACGCTCGCCGACGTGGCGGGACTCGACCGCTCGCCCGGGGCGGGGGTGCCGGTCGCCGACCTCGCCGACGGCCTGGGCCACTCGACGCTCCTGCACGCCCCCTTCTCGGACGGGGCGGACGCCGCAGGGGCGATGCTCGCCGAGCTGGGACTGCCGGCCGAACTCGACGGGGACGCACGCCGGCGCGTCGCCTCGCTCGCGGCGGTCGAGACGACCACGGCTCCCGGCGCGACGCCGCGCGCGGCCGAAGCGGTCGCGCGGGCGCTCAATCCGCTCAGGCTCGACGACGCCCCCTTCGCGACCGTCGAAGGGTACGGCGACGTGCTCTGTGCGGTCGCCCGCGAACGGCCGGGAACGGGGGTCGCCCTCGCGCTCGGTCACGACGCGCGGACGCCGGCACTGGAAGCGTGGCGGACGCACGCGCGGCACGCACACACGGCGCTCCGCGAGGCCGAGACGGCCCGCTACACGGGCGTCTTCGTCGTTCGAGTGTCGCTCCCGGCCGACGGGGGCGCGGACGCGAACTCGGACGACACCGAGCCGGATGTCCACGCCCGACGGACGGCCGGCCGCCTGCGGACCGTCGCGCGACTCGCGCGGGACTTCCGCTCGCCGGAACCCACTGCGCTCGCCGTCGCCGACGGGATCGCCGCGGCGGCGACCCACGACGAGGCGGTCGACGCGGCCGACGCGCTCGGAAGGGCCGTCGAGACAGCGGACGCCGACGGGACGGCCCGCGAGGCCGACACCCGGTTCGCGGGCGACGCCGAGGCGTTCGAGACGGCGGTCCGGGAGGCACTGTCGTGA